In one Aeromicrobium erythreum genomic region, the following are encoded:
- a CDS encoding ABC transporter ATP-binding protein — MLELRDVTFSYDDAGPTLKDVDLLLPDGELHLVCGRTGSGKSTLLGLFNGLVPHFSGGLLEGDVLVDGASIIGTPPRELAHLVGYVPQDPAAGFVSNVVEDELAYGMEQLGLDPQTMRRRVEETLDLLGIADLRRRSLRTLSGGQQQRVAIGAVLTMHPRMLVLDEPTSALDPTAAEDVLATVARLVADVGLGVVVAEHRMERVVPFADRLVVVEHGHVRSGEPADVLRDSPVAPPLVELGRLAGWDPLPLTVRDARRRSAPLRERIGPAPVRGPRRPVGAPVLRADGVCVDYRRHRAVDAVDLTVRAGEVVALMGRNGSGKSSLLWALQGGVKRSAGRVAVGAEALDPAGLAPAAARAQVGLVPQTASDLLYLESVDEECAAADAHTDGADGRCRALLDRLAPGIDGDQHPRDLSEGQRLSLVLAIVLTAAPRLLLLDEPTRGLDYSAKTQLADILHAQAAEGRGVVVSTHDVEFVALVADAVVVMAEGEVVSAGDVGKVLAESPAFAPQTAKVLGPGWLTVADVAGATS; from the coding sequence GTGCTCGAGCTGCGTGACGTGACCTTCTCCTACGACGACGCAGGGCCGACGCTCAAGGACGTCGACCTCCTGCTGCCCGACGGCGAGCTGCACCTGGTGTGCGGTCGCACCGGGTCGGGCAAGTCGACGCTGCTCGGTCTGTTCAACGGGCTGGTCCCGCACTTCAGCGGTGGTCTGCTCGAGGGCGACGTGCTCGTCGACGGCGCCTCGATCATCGGCACGCCGCCCCGCGAGCTCGCCCACCTCGTGGGGTACGTGCCGCAGGACCCGGCGGCGGGCTTCGTCAGCAACGTCGTCGAGGACGAGCTGGCGTACGGCATGGAGCAGCTCGGCCTCGACCCGCAGACCATGCGTCGGCGCGTCGAGGAGACGCTCGACCTGCTCGGCATCGCCGACCTGCGCCGCCGGTCGTTGCGGACGCTGTCGGGCGGCCAGCAGCAGCGGGTCGCGATCGGCGCGGTCCTCACGATGCACCCGCGGATGCTCGTGCTCGACGAGCCGACGTCGGCGCTCGACCCGACCGCGGCCGAGGACGTCCTGGCGACGGTGGCTCGACTCGTGGCCGACGTCGGGCTCGGCGTGGTGGTCGCGGAGCACCGGATGGAGCGCGTGGTGCCGTTCGCGGACCGGCTCGTCGTGGTCGAGCACGGCCACGTCCGCTCGGGCGAGCCGGCCGACGTGCTGCGCGACAGCCCGGTCGCCCCGCCCCTGGTGGAGCTCGGCCGCCTCGCCGGCTGGGACCCGCTGCCGCTCACGGTGCGCGACGCGCGGCGGCGGTCCGCCCCGCTGCGCGAGCGGATCGGTCCCGCACCCGTGCGGGGCCCACGACGTCCCGTGGGGGCACCGGTGCTGCGGGCCGACGGCGTGTGCGTCGACTACCGCCGCCACCGCGCGGTCGACGCCGTCGACCTGACCGTGAGGGCCGGCGAGGTCGTGGCGCTCATGGGACGCAACGGCTCGGGCAAGTCGTCGCTGCTGTGGGCGCTGCAGGGCGGGGTCAAGCGGTCCGCCGGGCGGGTCGCGGTGGGGGCGGAGGCGCTCGACCCCGCCGGGCTCGCCCCGGCAGCGGCCCGGGCGCAGGTCGGTCTCGTGCCGCAGACCGCGTCGGACCTGCTCTACCTGGAGAGCGTCGACGAGGAGTGCGCCGCGGCCGACGCGCACACCGACGGGGCCGACGGGCGGTGCCGCGCGCTGCTCGACCGGCTGGCCCCCGGGATCGACGGCGACCAGCACCCGCGCGACCTGAGCGAGGGCCAGCGGCTGTCGCTCGTCCTGGCGATCGTGCTCACCGCGGCTCCGCGGCTGCTGCTGCTCGACGAGCCGACCCGCGGACTCGACTACTCGGCCAAGACCCAGCTCGCCGACATCCTGCACGCGCAGGCGGCCGAGGGCCGAGGCGTGGTGGTGTCGACCCACGACGTGGAGTTCGTGGCGCTCGTCGCCGACGCCGTCGTGGTGATGGCCGAGGGCGAGGTCGTGTCGGCCGGCGACGTCGGCAAGGTGCTGGCGGAGTCCCCGGCGTTCGCACCGCAGACGGCCAAGGTGCTCGGCCCCGGCTGGCTCACGGTCGCCGACGTGGCGGGAGCGACCTCGTGA
- a CDS encoding histone-like nucleoid-structuring protein Lsr2, whose amino-acid sequence MAKKTVEKFYSDLSGDEIDTPSPTVAFTFDGVGYEVDLTEAERQTFADAVAPYVAVGRRAGRASGRSSSSRRSSSSSSSSSVDAKAVREWAQEQGLDVPARGRVPSSLIEAYQAAH is encoded by the coding sequence ATGGCAAAAAAGACCGTGGAAAAGTTCTACTCCGACCTGAGCGGTGACGAGATCGACACCCCGTCGCCCACCGTGGCCTTCACCTTCGACGGGGTCGGCTACGAGGTCGACCTCACCGAGGCCGAGCGGCAGACCTTCGCCGACGCCGTCGCGCCCTACGTCGCCGTCGGCCGCCGCGCAGGCCGCGCCTCCGGCCGCAGCAGCTCCTCGCGCCGTTCGTCGTCCTCGTCGTCCTCGTCGTCGGTCGACGCGAAGGCCGTGCGCGAGTGGGCGCAGGAGCAGGGTCTCGACGTCCCGGCCCGCGGCCGCGTCCCCTCCTCGCTCATCGAGGCCTACCAGGCCGCGCACTGA
- a CDS encoding ECF transporter S component, protein MTSRLTPRSAFVLGVASLAGLVMFLWPLFVQPEAGATRVDQPFIFMALLPIVVLVVVAELTEGGMDAKALAMLGVLTAVNAALRPLGAGTAGIETVFFVLVLAGRVFGPGFGYVLGCTSLFASALLTSGVGPWLPFQMMCAAWIGLGAGLLPRRVTGRAEIAMLVAYAVVVAYAFGMLMNLSSWPFQLGIAVPGSDRTLQLVPGDPVGENLHRFLLYNLLTSTWGWDTGRAITNALLVGILGPPVLTTLRRAARRARYGQPAVEVAGR, encoded by the coding sequence GTGACGTCGCGGCTCACGCCCCGCTCGGCGTTCGTGCTCGGGGTCGCGTCGCTCGCGGGGCTCGTCATGTTCCTGTGGCCGCTGTTCGTGCAGCCGGAAGCAGGGGCGACCCGCGTCGACCAGCCGTTCATCTTCATGGCGCTGCTGCCGATCGTCGTGCTGGTCGTCGTCGCCGAGCTGACCGAGGGCGGCATGGACGCCAAGGCGCTGGCGATGCTGGGCGTGCTGACCGCCGTCAACGCGGCACTGCGCCCGCTCGGAGCCGGCACCGCCGGCATCGAGACCGTCTTCTTCGTGCTCGTCCTCGCCGGCCGGGTCTTCGGCCCCGGGTTCGGGTACGTCCTCGGGTGCACGTCGCTGTTCGCGTCGGCGCTGCTGACGTCGGGCGTGGGGCCCTGGCTGCCCTTCCAGATGATGTGCGCGGCCTGGATCGGTCTGGGCGCGGGGCTGCTCCCGCGACGCGTGACGGGCCGCGCGGAGATCGCGATGCTCGTCGCCTACGCGGTGGTGGTCGCCTACGCGTTCGGCATGCTGATGAACCTGTCGTCGTGGCCGTTCCAGCTGGGCATCGCCGTGCCCGGGTCCGACCGGACGCTGCAGCTCGTGCCCGGCGACCCGGTGGGGGAGAACCTGCACCGCTTCCTGCTCTACAACCTGCTCACGTCGACCTGGGGCTGGGATACCGGACGGGCGATCACCAACGCGCTGCTCGTGGGGATCCTCGGCCCGCCCGTGCTGACGACGCTGCGCCGCGCGGCACGCCGCGCCCGATACGGACAGCCGGCCGTCGAGGTCGCCGGCCGGTGA
- a CDS encoding LysR family transcriptional regulator has protein sequence MRNIPDLAALQLLVDVATHGSIGAAGRANGITQQSASERLRAVEAQTGLTLLRRAAGGSTLTESGVLMVGWAARLIDLAQEIDESIATLRDDRAHQLSVAASMTVAEHLLPLWLVRLRQQHDTVVSLVATNSENVRTAVADGSVDMGFVEDGADSGGLASLVVARDELGLYSAPRDPWAEQGSPLTPDQLVTRRLTWRERGSGTRRVVDDALARLGLTAAVPAVELTTTSGIRSTVSAGSPPAFMSRLSVRSDVEAGRLVEVPIEGLDLSRDLAALWVGSGRPPAGPVRDLLAIATKTRTR, from the coding sequence ATGCGCAACATCCCCGATCTGGCTGCTCTTCAGCTGCTGGTCGACGTGGCTACCCATGGCAGCATCGGCGCTGCGGGCCGAGCAAACGGCATCACGCAGCAGTCCGCATCCGAACGGCTCAGAGCCGTTGAAGCCCAGACGGGACTGACCCTCCTGCGCCGTGCTGCTGGAGGATCGACGCTCACCGAGTCCGGTGTCCTGATGGTCGGCTGGGCCGCACGTCTGATCGATCTCGCTCAGGAGATCGACGAGTCGATCGCGACCCTGCGCGACGACCGGGCACATCAGCTGAGCGTCGCGGCGAGCATGACCGTCGCCGAGCACCTGCTGCCCCTGTGGCTGGTCCGGCTTCGCCAGCAGCACGACACGGTCGTCAGCCTGGTCGCCACCAACAGCGAGAACGTGCGGACGGCCGTGGCAGACGGGTCGGTCGACATGGGCTTCGTCGAGGACGGTGCCGACTCCGGTGGCCTGGCATCGCTGGTCGTCGCTCGCGACGAGCTGGGCCTGTACTCGGCACCGCGCGACCCATGGGCCGAGCAGGGCTCGCCGCTGACTCCAGATCAGCTCGTCACACGACGTCTGACCTGGCGGGAGCGGGGGTCGGGGACCCGGCGCGTCGTCGATGACGCGCTCGCAAGACTTGGCTTGACCGCTGCGGTGCCCGCCGTCGAGCTGACCACCACGTCCGGCATCCGATCGACGGTCAGCGCCGGCAGCCCGCCGGCCTTCATGAGCCGACTCTCGGTGCGCAGCGACGTCGAGGCGGGCCGGCTCGTCGAGGTGCCGATCGAGGGATTGGACCTTTCGCGCGACCTCGCCGCGCTGTGGGTCGGCAGCGGCCGGCCGCCCGCCGGCCCGGTCCGCGATCTGCTGGCGATCGCCACGAAGACCCGTACGCGGTGA
- a CDS encoding TDT family transporter — MTIAHLTTTSEHRARSTHDRTGWLRELEGAPALGFIGPNWFASVMGTGIVAVAAASLPFTVSGITAFATAVWVLALLLLVVVVVATAGHWTLHGEVARGHLDDPVMSHFYGAPAMGLMTVGAGAVLVGHHLIGMTAALTLDWVLWTGGTLLGLTTAVLVPIRAFTSHEVREDSAFGGWLMPVVPPMVSAATGAALIPHLPAGQAQQTMLLACYMMFGLTLMCSIVVIALIWNRLLRHGIGAAGAVPTLWIVLGPLGQSITAAHHLGNVTPGVLDSPYGTAFHAFALVYGIPMWGFAMLWSSIAITLTARTAKEGLPFSLTWWSFTFPVGTVVTGTSGLAQLTGNHVLQVAAGALFILLLSAWAVVAARTLRGVHTGKLLKKP; from the coding sequence ATGACCATCGCACACCTGACGACGACCAGCGAGCACCGCGCCCGCAGCACCCACGACCGAACGGGGTGGCTTCGTGAGCTCGAGGGCGCTCCGGCTCTGGGCTTCATCGGGCCGAACTGGTTCGCCTCGGTCATGGGGACCGGCATCGTCGCGGTGGCCGCGGCCTCCCTGCCCTTCACGGTGTCAGGGATCACGGCCTTCGCCACCGCCGTCTGGGTCCTCGCGCTCCTGCTGCTCGTCGTGGTGGTCGTGGCGACTGCCGGCCACTGGACGTTGCACGGCGAGGTGGCTCGCGGTCACCTGGACGACCCGGTGATGTCTCACTTCTACGGTGCCCCCGCGATGGGACTCATGACCGTCGGCGCCGGCGCGGTGCTCGTGGGACATCATTTGATCGGCATGACCGCCGCGCTGACGCTGGACTGGGTGCTGTGGACTGGTGGGACCCTGCTCGGTCTGACCACGGCCGTGCTGGTGCCGATCCGCGCCTTCACCTCGCACGAGGTCCGCGAGGACTCCGCCTTCGGCGGCTGGCTCATGCCCGTGGTCCCGCCCATGGTCAGCGCCGCCACCGGCGCAGCCCTCATCCCGCACCTGCCGGCCGGCCAGGCCCAGCAGACGATGCTGCTGGCCTGCTACATGATGTTCGGCCTCACCCTGATGTGCAGCATCGTGGTGATTGCTCTCATCTGGAACCGGCTGCTGCGCCACGGCATCGGCGCGGCCGGTGCCGTGCCTACCCTCTGGATCGTCCTCGGTCCCCTCGGGCAGTCGATCACCGCGGCCCACCACCTCGGCAACGTGACCCCCGGCGTGCTCGACAGCCCCTACGGCACCGCATTCCACGCCTTCGCCCTCGTCTACGGCATTCCCATGTGGGGATTCGCGATGCTGTGGTCGTCGATCGCCATCACCCTCACCGCCCGCACCGCCAAGGAAGGACTCCCATTCAGCCTGACCTGGTGGTCCTTCACCTTCCCGGTCGGCACCGTGGTCACCGGCACCTCCGGACTCGCCCAGCTGACCGGCAACCACGTGCTCCAGGTCGCGGCCGGGGCTCTGTTCATCCTTCTTCTCAGCGCATGGGCCGTCGTCGCCGCCCGCACCCTTCGCGGCGTACACACCGGGAAGCTGCTGAAGAAGCCCTGA
- a CDS encoding 2-phosphosulfolactate phosphatase, protein MTATRQGDHTVRFDWGPTGGLAVGEGADVAVVVDVLSFTTALGVAVERGAVVVPYPAGRPDAAAVAAQTGAVLAGGRSSAAPDEPTLSPARLLEVDLPPRLVLPSPNGSAVAHALASAATTVVGASLRNAAAVASWIAREHDADDTVVAVVAAGERWPDGTLRPAVEDLWGAGAVLAALEDFDWPGLSPEAALAADAYRLVRERESSHLHACASGLELVAAGWEADVAVAAQVGSSSVVPVLSDRGFVPAP, encoded by the coding sequence ATGACGGCGACGCGCCAGGGCGACCACACGGTCCGGTTCGACTGGGGACCCACCGGCGGGCTCGCCGTGGGCGAGGGCGCCGACGTCGCGGTCGTCGTCGACGTCCTGTCCTTCACCACCGCCCTCGGGGTGGCCGTCGAGCGCGGCGCCGTGGTGGTGCCGTACCCGGCAGGTCGACCGGACGCCGCCGCGGTGGCCGCCCAGACCGGCGCCGTGCTGGCCGGTGGGCGCTCGAGCGCTGCGCCCGACGAGCCCACGCTGTCGCCCGCGCGTCTGCTGGAGGTCGACCTGCCGCCCCGGCTCGTGCTGCCGTCGCCGAACGGGTCGGCGGTCGCGCACGCCCTGGCGTCGGCGGCGACGACCGTGGTCGGGGCGAGCCTGCGCAACGCCGCGGCCGTCGCCTCCTGGATCGCGCGGGAGCACGACGCCGACGACACAGTCGTGGCGGTGGTCGCCGCCGGCGAGCGGTGGCCCGACGGGACGTTGCGGCCTGCCGTCGAGGACCTCTGGGGTGCCGGCGCTGTGCTCGCCGCGCTCGAGGACTTCGACTGGCCCGGCCTGTCGCCCGAGGCCGCCCTGGCCGCCGACGCCTACCGGCTCGTGCGGGAGCGCGAGTCGTCCCACCTGCACGCGTGCGCGAGTGGTCTCGAGCTCGTGGCGGCGGGCTGGGAGGCCGACGTCGCCGTCGCCGCCCAGGTGGGGTCGAGCAGTGTCGTCCCGGTGCTCAGCGACCGCGGATTCGTCCCAGCGCCATAA